The Bernardetia litoralis DSM 6794 genome includes a window with the following:
- the scpA gene encoding methylmalonyl-CoA mutase — protein MDFKNITLQDLKNRATKKAEQSNQELPKEFPVWDTPEKIAVKPFYTNEDSKKLPHLDYHAGIPPFLRGPYPTMYAVRPWTVRQYAGFSTAEESNAFYRRNLVAGQKGLSVAFDLATHRGYDSDHARVVGDVGKAGVAIDSVEDMKILFDKIPLDEMSVSMTMNGAVLPIMAFYIVAAEEQGVATEKLSGTIQNDILKEFMVRNTYIYPPEPSMRIIADIFRYTADKMPKFNSISISGYHMQEAGATADIELAYTLADGLEYIKKGIEAGLDIDIFAPRLSFFWAIGMNTFMEVAKMRAGRWLWANIIKEFNPKNQKSMALRTHCQTSGWSLTEQDPFNNVTRTTIEALAAVFGGTQSLHTNSLDEAIALPTDFSARIARNTQLFIQNNTDITKAIDPFAGSDYVENLTYELANRAWELIEEVESLGGMTKAIEAGIPKLRIEEAAARKQARIDGQKDTIVGVNKYIVDENEEDKVEIDVLDVDNVAVRESQLKRLKEVKEKRNDEKVKTALQKITDAAQNKTGNLLELAVDAARERATLGEISQAMETVFGRYQAQTQLIAGMYSNEMDKGSENGNVNSDFALAQKRSDEFAEIEGRRPRILIAKMGQDGHDRGAKVIATSFADLGFDVDISPLFQTPEEVAKQAAENDVHIVGASSLAAGHKTLVPSLIDELKKIGREDIMVVAGGVIPPKDYDFLYEKGVSAVFGPGTVIAKAALKILDELLEE, from the coding sequence ATGGATTTCAAAAACATTACCCTTCAAGATTTAAAAAATAGAGCTACAAAAAAAGCAGAGCAATCTAATCAAGAACTTCCAAAAGAATTTCCTGTTTGGGACACTCCTGAAAAAATTGCTGTAAAGCCTTTTTATACCAATGAAGATTCTAAAAAACTTCCTCATTTGGATTATCATGCAGGGATTCCTCCTTTTTTGCGTGGTCCTTATCCTACTATGTACGCTGTGCGCCCTTGGACGGTTAGGCAATATGCTGGTTTTTCGACGGCAGAAGAATCAAATGCCTTTTATCGTCGTAATCTTGTAGCAGGACAAAAAGGTCTTTCTGTGGCTTTTGACCTTGCAACACATAGAGGCTATGATTCTGACCATGCTCGTGTAGTTGGGGATGTTGGAAAAGCAGGTGTAGCGATTGATTCAGTTGAGGATATGAAAATTTTGTTTGATAAGATTCCTCTTGATGAAATGTCGGTTTCGATGACTATGAATGGAGCTGTTTTGCCGATTATGGCGTTTTATATTGTGGCAGCAGAAGAACAAGGTGTAGCAACAGAAAAACTAAGTGGAACAATTCAGAATGATATTTTGAAGGAATTTATGGTTCGTAATACGTATATTTATCCACCTGAACCAAGTATGCGAATTATTGCTGATATTTTTAGATATACAGCTGATAAAATGCCAAAATTTAATTCAATTAGTATTAGTGGTTATCACATGCAAGAAGCTGGTGCAACGGCTGATATTGAGCTGGCTTATACACTTGCTGATGGTTTGGAATATATCAAAAAAGGTATTGAAGCAGGATTAGATATTGATATTTTTGCTCCTCGTTTGTCCTTCTTTTGGGCAATTGGAATGAATACTTTTATGGAAGTTGCAAAAATGCGTGCTGGGCGTTGGCTTTGGGCAAATATCATTAAGGAATTTAATCCAAAAAATCAGAAATCAATGGCTCTTCGTACACACTGCCAAACTTCGGGTTGGTCTTTGACAGAGCAAGACCCTTTTAATAATGTAACTCGTACAACTATTGAGGCTTTGGCTGCTGTTTTTGGTGGTACACAGTCTTTACACACTAATTCTCTTGATGAAGCAATTGCACTTCCGACGGATTTTTCGGCTCGTATTGCAAGAAATACACAGTTATTTATTCAAAATAATACAGATATTACAAAAGCAATTGACCCTTTTGCAGGTTCGGATTATGTAGAAAATCTAACTTATGAGCTTGCAAATCGTGCTTGGGAATTGATTGAAGAAGTGGAATCTTTAGGAGGGATGACAAAAGCGATTGAGGCAGGAATTCCGAAATTACGAATTGAAGAAGCTGCTGCACGAAAACAAGCACGTATTGACGGACAAAAAGATACGATTGTGGGTGTAAATAAATATATAGTTGATGAAAATGAAGAAGATAAAGTAGAAATTGATGTTTTAGATGTCGATAATGTGGCTGTGAGAGAGTCTCAACTCAAACGATTGAAAGAAGTAAAAGAAAAGCGCAATGACGAAAAAGTCAAAACGGCTCTTCAAAAAATAACAGATGCAGCACAAAACAAGACAGGAAATCTGTTAGAACTTGCTGTAGATGCTGCACGAGAACGAGCTACTTTAGGCGAAATTTCGCAAGCAATGGAAACTGTTTTTGGTCGTTATCAAGCACAAACCCAACTTATTGCAGGAATGTACTCAAATGAAATGGACAAAGGAAGTGAAAATGGAAATGTAAATAGTGATTTTGCATTGGCTCAAAAACGCTCTGATGAGTTTGCAGAGATTGAAGGTCGTCGCCCACGTATTTTGATTGCCAAAATGGGACAAGATGGACACGATAGAGGTGCGAAAGTAATTGCGACCAGTTTTGCAGATTTGGGTTTTGATGTGGATATAAGCCCACTTTTTCAAACGCCTGAAGAAGTAGCCAAACAAGCTGCCGAAAATGATGTGCATATTGTAGGTGCGTCTTCGCTTGCTGCTGGACACAAAACGCTCGTTCCTTCACTTATTGACGAACTCAAAAAGATAGGTAGAGAAGATATTATGGTTGTGGCTGGTGGTGTGATTCCTCCGAAAGATTATGATTTCTTGTATGAAAAAGGTGTTTCGGCTGTCTTTGGGCCGGGAACCGTGATTGCGAAGGCTGCTTTGAAAATTTTGGATGAGCTTTTGGAGGAATGA
- a CDS encoding TIGR00266 family protein, whose amino-acid sequence MKSHEIDYKIIGNDIQIVEVELDPNETVIAEAGAMLYMEENINFETKMGDGSEPEKGIFGKLMSAGARMITGESLFMTHFTQRGGEKGKVAFAAPYPGTVTPVQLASCNNNTLIVQKDAFLCAALGTKISIHLNRRFGSGFFGGEGFIMQKLQGDGMAFFHAGGTIIEKELNGESLKVDTGCIVAFEEGITMDIQKAGNLKSMFLGGEGLFLATLSGTGKVWLQSMPLSKLVQALSPMSKTASKATSLGGLLGGD is encoded by the coding sequence ATGAAATCCCACGAAATAGATTATAAAATTATCGGCAACGATATTCAGATTGTAGAAGTTGAGCTAGACCCAAATGAAACTGTTATTGCAGAAGCAGGTGCAATGCTTTATATGGAAGAAAACATCAATTTCGAAACAAAAATGGGCGACGGCTCAGAGCCAGAAAAAGGAATTTTTGGCAAACTCATGTCAGCAGGTGCAAGAATGATAACTGGCGAATCTCTTTTTATGACGCACTTTACACAGCGTGGAGGTGAAAAAGGAAAAGTTGCTTTTGCTGCGCCTTATCCAGGAACGGTTACACCTGTTCAACTTGCTTCTTGTAATAATAATACCCTAATTGTTCAGAAAGATGCTTTTCTTTGTGCTGCTTTGGGTACAAAAATTTCTATTCATCTCAACCGTCGTTTTGGTTCTGGTTTTTTTGGTGGCGAAGGATTTATTATGCAAAAATTACAAGGTGATGGAATGGCATTTTTCCACGCTGGAGGAACTATCATTGAAAAAGAATTAAATGGAGAATCTTTAAAAGTAGATACAGGTTGTATCGTTGCTTTTGAAGAAGGTATAACAATGGATATTCAAAAAGCTGGAAATCTAAAATCTATGTTTTTGGGTGGTGAAGGCTTATTTTTGGCTACTTTATCAGGAACAGGAAAAGTTTGGTTACAATCAATGCCTCTTTCAAAACTTGTTCAAGCTCTTTCTCCAATGAGTAAAACAGCTTCAAAGGCTACTTCTTTAGGAGGACTTTTAGGAGGAGATTAA
- the atpD gene encoding F0F1 ATP synthase subunit beta, giving the protein MATTGKIVQVIGPVVDVSFVDGTLPHILDALQVTKEDGTLVVLECQQHLGQDRVRTISMEGTEGLRRGMDVVNTGQPISMPVGDDVKGRLFNVVGDAIDGIPQPKGEQRLPIHRDPPAFENLSTSTEVLFTGIKVIDLLEPYSKGGKIGLFGGAGVGKTVLIQELINNIAKAYSGLSVFAGVGERTREGNDLLREMLESGIVNYGEDFLHSMEKGGWDLTKVDQEKMKDSKATFVFGQMNEPPGARARVALSGLTLAEYYRDGDGTGKGRDILFFIDNIFRFTQAGAEVSALLGRMPSAVGYQPTLASEMGVMQERITSTKRGSITSVQAVYVPADDLTDPAPATTFAHLDATTVLSRKISELGIYPAVDPLDSTSRILSAEIVGDEHYDTAQRVKVMLQRYNELQDIIAILGMDELSEEDKLVVTRARRVQRFLSQPFHVAEQFTGLKGQLVDIKDTIRGFNMIMDGELDQYPEKAFLLKGTVEQVIEAGEKLLKEANA; this is encoded by the coding sequence ATGGCAACAACAGGCAAAATCGTACAAGTAATTGGTCCAGTAGTGGACGTGAGTTTCGTAGATGGTACTTTACCTCATATCTTAGACGCTCTTCAAGTAACAAAAGAAGACGGTACACTCGTTGTACTAGAATGTCAGCAACATTTGGGTCAAGACCGTGTACGTACTATCTCAATGGAAGGTACAGAAGGTCTTAGACGTGGAATGGATGTTGTAAATACAGGTCAGCCAATTTCTATGCCTGTTGGAGATGATGTAAAAGGACGTTTGTTTAATGTAGTTGGAGATGCTATTGATGGCATTCCTCAACCAAAAGGCGAACAAAGATTACCAATTCACCGTGACCCTCCTGCTTTTGAAAATCTTTCTACTTCAACAGAAGTACTTTTTACAGGTATCAAAGTAATTGACCTTTTAGAGCCTTATTCAAAAGGTGGTAAAATTGGTCTTTTTGGTGGTGCAGGTGTAGGTAAAACAGTTCTTATCCAAGAGCTTATCAATAATATTGCAAAAGCATATTCTGGTCTTTCTGTGTTTGCAGGTGTAGGCGAGCGTACTCGTGAAGGAAATGACCTTCTTCGTGAGATGTTAGAATCTGGTATTGTAAATTATGGCGAAGACTTTTTGCATTCTATGGAAAAAGGTGGCTGGGATTTGACTAAAGTAGATCAAGAAAAAATGAAAGATTCTAAAGCTACTTTCGTTTTTGGTCAAATGAATGAGCCTCCTGGGGCTAGAGCTAGAGTTGCTTTGTCAGGTCTTACTCTTGCAGAGTATTATCGTGATGGTGATGGAACAGGAAAAGGACGTGATATTCTTTTCTTTATTGATAATATTTTCCGTTTTACGCAAGCAGGTGCTGAAGTATCGGCTCTTTTAGGGCGTATGCCATCTGCCGTAGGTTATCAGCCAACACTTGCAAGTGAAATGGGTGTGATGCAAGAACGTATTACTTCTACAAAAAGAGGTTCAATTACTTCTGTACAAGCTGTTTATGTTCCTGCTGATGATTTGACTGACCCAGCTCCAGCAACAACTTTTGCTCACTTGGACGCAACAACCGTACTTTCTCGTAAGATTTCGGAGCTTGGTATTTATCCAGCTGTTGATCCATTAGATTCTACTTCACGTATTTTGAGCGCAGAAATTGTAGGTGATGAGCATTATGACACTGCACAACGTGTAAAAGTTATGCTTCAACGTTACAACGAACTTCAAGATATTATTGCTATTTTGGGTATGGATGAGCTTTCTGAAGAAGATAAATTAGTTGTAACTCGTGCTAGACGTGTTCAACGTTTCTTATCTCAGCCATTCCACGTAGCAGAGCAGTTTACAGGTCTTAAAGGACAATTAGTTGATATTAAAGATACAATTCGTGGATTTAATATGATTATGGATGGAGAACTTGACCAGTATCCTGAAAAAGCATTCCTTTTGAAAGGAACTGTTGAGCAGGTAATTGAAGCTGGTGAAAAACTTCTTAAAGAAGCAAACGCTTAA
- a CDS encoding MerC domain-containing protein: MKYYLSLKNRIKNINSDFIGAMSAFLCIIHCAIVPILMGVHSVYYAGDALTSTKHLEHSHNHSDLSSGIFHSVSIFDGSHWHALDYFFIVITLIAVYFATRKSVVSWITAGLWSAASLFVISILLEEFISGIEYLAYFASILLIVFHVLNQRLGKKIVLKPKSIKEMELNFEMNSFDNVNLETEIQSKKTNRVSCAC; the protein is encoded by the coding sequence ATGAAATATTATTTGTCTTTAAAAAATAGAATCAAAAATATCAACTCGGACTTTATCGGAGCGATGAGTGCATTTTTGTGCATTATTCATTGTGCTATTGTGCCTATTCTAATGGGAGTTCATTCTGTTTATTATGCAGGAGATGCACTAACTTCTACCAAACATTTAGAACATTCACACAATCATTCAGATTTATCTTCAGGTATTTTCCATTCTGTGAGTATTTTCGATGGCTCGCATTGGCATGCTTTAGACTATTTCTTTATTGTAATTACTTTGATAGCTGTTTATTTTGCAACCCGTAAAAGCGTTGTTTCTTGGATTACAGCTGGGCTTTGGAGTGCTGCTAGTCTTTTTGTAATTTCTATTTTATTAGAGGAGTTTATTAGTGGAATAGAATATTTAGCCTATTTTGCTTCTATTTTGCTTATTGTTTTTCATGTTTTAAATCAACGTTTAGGCAAGAAAATAGTCTTGAAACCTAAAAGCATAAAAGAAATGGAACTAAATTTTGAAATGAATAGTTTTGATAATGTCAATTTAGAAACAGAAATTCAATCTAAAAAAACAAATAGAGTGAGTTGTGCTTGTTAA
- a CDS encoding CBS domain-containing protein, producing MTDTYNTTSSVMVAADLINEMIPPLKGNDSVRKALNWMDAFRITQLPIVENNIYKGIITEDMLYEINNPDAIIDVIEPLYEDVFVGEDQHFYDVMRLATDHNLRIIAVVDLNNMFVGAITVRDTLAAFARTFANQSRGAIIVMSMNYRDYSLSHISRLIEENNTKILSSYVDTDPYDTSLIKLTLKLDKTELTPILATLERFEYRVIAKFQENPDVDVQKERLDMFFRYFDI from the coding sequence ATGACCGATACATACAATACGACTTCTTCTGTGATGGTTGCTGCTGACCTTATTAATGAAATGATTCCTCCATTGAAGGGCAATGATAGTGTAAGGAAGGCACTTAATTGGATGGATGCGTTTAGGATTACACAGCTTCCTATTGTTGAAAATAATATTTATAAAGGCATTATTACTGAGGATATGCTCTATGAAATTAATAATCCAGATGCGATTATTGATGTTATTGAGCCACTTTATGAAGATGTTTTTGTAGGAGAAGATCAGCATTTTTATGATGTGATGCGCCTTGCAACTGACCATAATTTGCGCATTATTGCTGTTGTAGATTTGAACAATATGTTTGTGGGTGCGATTACGGTTAGAGATACATTGGCTGCTTTTGCTCGTACATTTGCTAATCAAAGCAGGGGAGCAATTATTGTAATGTCAATGAATTATAGAGATTATTCTCTGTCGCATATTAGTCGTTTGATAGAAGAAAATAATACTAAAATTTTGAGTAGTTATGTTGATACAGACCCTTATGATACAAGTCTTATCAAATTGACTTTAAAATTAGATAAAACAGAATTGACACCTATTTTGGCTACTTTAGAACGTTTTGAGTATCGTGTCATCGCCAAATTTCAGGAAAATCCTGATGTAGATGTTCAAAAAGAACGTTTGGATATGTTTTTTAGATATTTTGATATTTAA
- a CDS encoding DUF3857 domain-containing protein, with the protein MNLIKSHLFFVALLFLTLCSFSALADGNKHQYADYDWEENRQKTKIPSHLEDEVSVVFLDKNMIEYFYLEEEENIVLYKTHHVIRWLGSTDAVERYNAIFIPLGEGTLEKLKVRSISPDGKVVISDQDNLKEIKDEESGRGYKMFAIEGIEKGSEIEYFYTTKEPVFGGNQEGREYMQSGTFTQNILFELISPSFLDFEVKSYNGLADVELTEDTENEKRIQRIEVDSITPLNDEPFAYADPNKMRVDYKLAYNLAANSRQRFYTFTDAARQIYSVFCQTRDKKEEKALKKIYKGVEIKDKDTEENKIRKIENYLKVKVQGTESPAADFSNIEEIEKTKIANERGLVRLFTTMLELADVDYELVLTVDRSDVKFDADFDYWGNMREFLIYFPNTKKYLVPAVPLYRYGIVPDTWTATNGLFIRRMKVGEQIFGMGTVRTIEPLEGDQNFSNIHINMKFNEDMDAIESELKYGFGGLSAVGIQSIIPYLSEEKRTEMIENVLRGLSADAKFENIKLENEKMNTDLLENEFAINTNFSSKSWVEKAGNKYLFTIGKCIGPQSELYQEKERKLAVENGHNRIYKRKLIFEIPEGYQVKNLDDLKLNIIFDKENTKNCGFTSDYKQKGNTITVDIFEYYYEIYLSLEDFEEYRKVINAAADFNKIVLVVEKK; encoded by the coding sequence ATGAATTTAATTAAATCACATTTATTTTTTGTAGCCTTATTATTTCTAACTCTTTGTTCTTTTTCTGCTTTGGCTGATGGAAATAAACATCAATATGCAGACTACGACTGGGAAGAAAATAGACAAAAGACGAAAATTCCTTCACATTTGGAAGATGAAGTTTCAGTAGTTTTTTTAGATAAAAATATGATAGAATATTTTTATTTGGAAGAAGAAGAAAATATTGTTCTTTACAAAACTCATCATGTAATTCGTTGGCTAGGAAGTACAGATGCTGTTGAGCGTTATAATGCTATTTTTATCCCTTTGGGAGAGGGAACATTAGAAAAATTAAAGGTTCGTTCGATTTCTCCAGATGGGAAAGTTGTTATTTCTGACCAGGATAATTTGAAGGAAATAAAAGACGAAGAATCGGGACGTGGCTACAAAATGTTTGCTATCGAAGGAATTGAAAAAGGAAGCGAAATTGAATATTTTTATACAACAAAAGAACCTGTTTTTGGTGGAAACCAAGAAGGAAGAGAATACATGCAAAGTGGAACATTTACCCAAAATATCCTTTTTGAGCTTATTTCGCCTTCTTTTTTAGATTTTGAAGTTAAGAGTTACAATGGTTTGGCTGATGTAGAACTTACCGAAGATACTGAAAATGAAAAGAGAATTCAACGCATAGAAGTTGATAGTATTACGCCTCTAAATGATGAACCATTTGCCTACGCAGACCCAAATAAAATGAGAGTAGATTACAAATTAGCTTATAATTTGGCTGCTAATTCTCGTCAGCGTTTTTATACATTTACGGATGCTGCAAGACAAATTTATAGTGTTTTTTGTCAAACAAGAGATAAAAAAGAAGAAAAAGCTCTCAAGAAAATCTACAAAGGAGTAGAAATAAAAGACAAAGATACAGAAGAAAATAAAATTCGTAAGATTGAAAATTATTTGAAAGTCAAAGTGCAGGGTACAGAATCTCCTGCTGCTGATTTTTCAAATATAGAAGAAATTGAAAAGACCAAAATTGCTAATGAGCGTGGTTTGGTTCGTCTTTTTACAACTATGTTAGAATTGGCTGATGTAGATTATGAATTGGTTTTGACTGTTGATAGAAGTGATGTGAAATTTGATGCAGACTTTGATTATTGGGGAAATATGCGTGAATTTTTGATTTACTTTCCAAACACTAAAAAATATCTTGTTCCTGCTGTTCCTTTGTACCGTTATGGGATTGTGCCTGATACGTGGACGGCTACAAATGGACTCTTTATTCGTAGAATGAAAGTAGGAGAACAGATTTTTGGAATGGGAACAGTCAGAACAATAGAACCTTTAGAAGGCGACCAAAATTTTAGTAATATTCATATCAATATGAAATTTAATGAAGATATGGATGCCATAGAATCTGAACTTAAATATGGTTTTGGTGGACTTTCGGCTGTTGGGATTCAATCAATTATTCCTTATTTGTCTGAAGAAAAACGTACTGAAATGATAGAAAATGTACTAAGAGGACTTTCAGCAGATGCCAAATTTGAGAATATTAAGCTAGAAAATGAAAAAATGAATACCGACCTTTTAGAAAATGAGTTTGCTATCAATACTAACTTTTCATCTAAATCGTGGGTAGAGAAAGCAGGAAATAAATATCTTTTTACAATTGGAAAATGTATAGGACCTCAATCTGAATTATATCAAGAAAAAGAACGAAAATTAGCTGTAGAAAACGGACACAATCGAATCTATAAACGAAAATTAATATTTGAAATTCCAGAAGGTTATCAAGTTAAAAACTTAGATGATTTGAAATTGAATATTATTTTTGATAAAGAGAATACTAAAAATTGTGGCTTTACTTCTGATTATAAACAAAAAGGAAATACAATTACAGTTGATATTTTTGAATATTATTATGAAATTTATTTGTCTTTAGAAGATTTTGAAGAATACAGAAAAGTAATCAATGCAGCAGCCGATTTTAATAAAATCGTGTTAGTGGTAGAGAAAAAATAA
- a CDS encoding DUF262 domain-containing protein yields MDNKNIEQKTLFENESENEEKKLFNEMYNNVGNDINSQVVENTSLNIYRMDRHWTVETIHSQVFNGNIELNPKFQRRNVWDDERKQQLIESLMLNLPIPNIVIVEDPNKPNSFIIVDGKQRLQAIIGFRDPEKYPFWNVAKLKRSHYKVLDIEGKSYQTFSAEEKRILDNSEVLASVIKIPKESYSADEYKTILYDIFYRLNASGVRLSFQELRQVMYSGEFTDYLIDITNDEQPIHRVTPTTPKDNHFSDVEILVRLFSNYFFKDSYKGSTKDFLDLGMDFLNKKWKEDKEKITSYYKKITEVVSLLENIFGDKVGKFNTQNRFNLALFESQIFAFSFINEKERDFLIKNKEIVKEKFNEIESNRKFQDSFRLATNTSGNYLRRLDGTKAIVDNLLKK; encoded by the coding sequence ATGGATAATAAAAACATTGAGCAAAAGACACTTTTTGAAAATGAAAGTGAGAATGAAGAAAAAAAATTATTCAATGAAATGTATAATAATGTAGGGAATGATATAAATTCTCAAGTAGTAGAAAACACAAGTCTAAATATATATAGAATGGATAGGCATTGGACTGTTGAAACTATTCATTCACAAGTATTTAATGGAAATATAGAATTAAATCCCAAATTTCAAAGACGTAACGTATGGGATGACGAGAGAAAACAACAGTTGATAGAATCCCTAATGTTAAATTTACCTATTCCAAATATTGTTATTGTAGAAGATCCTAATAAGCCTAATTCTTTTATAATTGTGGATGGAAAGCAAAGACTTCAAGCTATAATAGGGTTTAGAGATCCAGAGAAATACCCATTTTGGAATGTAGCCAAATTAAAACGTTCCCATTATAAAGTTCTTGATATAGAGGGAAAAAGCTATCAAACTTTTAGTGCTGAAGAAAAAAGAATATTGGATAATTCAGAAGTTTTGGCAAGTGTAATTAAAATACCTAAAGAGTCTTATTCTGCTGACGAGTATAAGACCATACTTTATGATATTTTCTACCGCTTGAATGCTAGTGGAGTTAGACTTTCTTTTCAAGAACTCAGACAAGTTATGTATAGTGGAGAATTTACAGACTATTTAATAGATATAACAAATGATGAACAACCTATTCATAGAGTAACTCCAACAACACCAAAAGATAATCATTTCTCTGACGTAGAAATACTTGTGAGATTATTTTCAAATTATTTTTTCAAAGATTCATATAAAGGCAGTACCAAAGATTTTTTAGATTTAGGAATGGATTTTTTAAATAAAAAATGGAAAGAAGATAAAGAAAAAATTACCTCTTATTATAAAAAAATAACAGAAGTTGTATCTTTACTAGAAAATATATTTGGTGATAAGGTAGGTAAATTTAATACACAAAATAGATTTAATTTGGCACTATTTGAATCTCAAATTTTTGCTTTTTCATTTATAAATGAAAAAGAAAGAGATTTTTTAATAAAAAATAAAGAAATTGTAAAAGAGAAATTTAATGAAATTGAAAGTAATAGAAAATTTCAAGACTCATTTAGATTAGCTACAAATACATCTGGTAATTATCTTAGACGATTAGACGGAACAAAAGCTATTGTAGATAATTTATTAAAAAAATAA
- a CDS encoding alpha/beta fold hydrolase → MSMTIKEKGGYQYIDEGEGEVLLLLHGLFGEMSNWEGVVAHFSKNYRVLIPMMPIYTISLRKAHLEGLIDFVEGFVQMENLKDMTLIGNSLGGHLALIFMLRNKEISKRMVLTGSSGLFENGMGGSFPKRGNYEYIKEKVEYTFHDPKIATKELVDDVFEVTNNNAKCLRMITIARSAQRNNMAKEIPQINIPTLLVWGLNDTITPPLVAHEFHRLLRNSTLRFIDKCGHAPMMEHSAIFNGYVDEFLKKNPLEKTAHLV, encoded by the coding sequence ATGAGCATGACAATAAAAGAAAAAGGAGGATATCAATATATAGATGAAGGCGAAGGCGAAGTTCTTTTGCTTTTGCATGGGCTTTTTGGTGAGATGAGTAACTGGGAAGGTGTAGTAGCTCATTTTTCCAAAAATTATAGAGTTTTGATTCCGATGATGCCTATTTATACTATCTCTCTTCGCAAGGCACATTTGGAAGGACTCATTGATTTTGTAGAAGGATTTGTACAAATGGAGAACTTAAAAGATATGACTTTAATAGGAAATTCTTTGGGTGGACATTTGGCTCTTATTTTTATGCTTCGCAACAAAGAAATTTCTAAAAGAATGGTCTTGACAGGCAGTTCTGGGCTTTTTGAGAATGGCATGGGTGGTTCTTTTCCTAAGCGTGGAAATTATGAATATATTAAAGAAAAAGTAGAATATACATTTCACGACCCAAAAATTGCAACGAAAGAGCTAGTAGATGACGTATTCGAAGTAACAAATAATAATGCAAAGTGCTTGCGAATGATTACGATTGCTCGTTCGGCGCAGCGCAACAACATGGCTAAAGAAATTCCACAGATAAATATTCCAACACTTTTGGTCTGGGGACTCAATGACACAATTACGCCACCTCTTGTAGCTCATGAATTTCATAGGCTTTTGAGAAATAGTACATTGCGTTTTATTGATAAATGTGGACATGCGCCAATGATGGAACATTCTGCTATTTTTAATGGTTATGTAGATGAATTTTTGAAAAAAAATCCATTAGAAAAAACAGCTCATTTGGTTTAA
- a CDS encoding response regulator, producing MANSTQNTDKIGLVMLVDDNDTDNFISKRIIELTGFANEVVTKNSGKSALEYLKENKDDEAKLPDLIFLDINMPIVDGFIFLYEFGQMPESVHKKCRISVLSSSDNKRDIDRIVGNEYVIKFTTKPLTEDALNAVKEVWVKQK from the coding sequence ATGGCAAATTCAACTCAAAATACAGACAAAATCGGCTTAGTTATGCTTGTAGATGATAATGATACTGATAACTTTATTAGTAAACGTATCATTGAACTGACAGGCTTTGCAAATGAAGTTGTTACCAAAAATTCAGGAAAAAGTGCGTTAGAGTATCTAAAAGAAAATAAAGATGATGAAGCTAAACTTCCAGATTTAATATTTTTGGATATAAATATGCCTATCGTCGATGGTTTTATTTTCTTATATGAATTTGGGCAAATGCCAGAATCTGTACACAAAAAATGTCGTATTTCGGTACTTTCTAGTTCTGATAATAAGCGTGATATTGATAGAATTGTAGGGAATGAGTATGTAATCAAATTTACTACAAAGCCTCTTACCGAAGATGCATTAAATGCTGTAAAAGAAGTTTGGGTCAAACAAAAATAG
- the atpC gene encoding ATP synthase F1 subunit epsilon — protein MFLEIITPDDKVFAGQAIGVLVPGSDAKGAFEVLDNHAALVSSLQEGKVKIRTQDGKEIFYVISGGVIEILNNHVIILAESSKLAN, from the coding sequence ATGTTTTTGGAAATCATTACTCCAGACGATAAAGTATTTGCAGGACAAGCAATAGGTGTTTTAGTACCAGGTTCAGATGCCAAAGGAGCTTTTGAAGTATTGGACAATCACGCTGCTCTTGTAAGTTCTTTGCAAGAAGGAAAAGTAAAGATACGTACTCAAGATGGAAAAGAAATTTTCTATGTCATTAGTGGTGGCGTAATCGAAATACTTAACAATCACGTTATTATTTTGGCAGAATCTAGTAAATTAGCTAACTAA